The Elusimicrobiota bacterium genome contains the following window.
AGTTCTTCTTCTGATACATAAATTAAAATTCCACCTTAACCATTAACTAAATATACAAAACATTATACTTTACACACATATTTGTTTGCAACAAATCTCAAGAAAAGCTGTAAGTATATATTTTACTCAAATTTATGCAGATATTCCGCCAGAATCATTAGTACAGCATCCCAGGAGCGTTCCACTGAAATCCGTTGCCTGACCTCTGCCGCACCGTCAAGGCCGCGGATATAAAAAAATACGTGTTTCCTAAGCTGAAACACCGCGCTTTGCGGGTTGACATATTTCAATGTCTTCTTATACTGTTCCACACAAATCCCAAGCTTATCCTTAGCAGCAGGAAGCGTATATTTCCCGGTTTCAACTAACTCCTTAATTTGCCGAAAAAGCCAGGGATTCCCCACCGCTGCACGGCCGATCATCACAGCATCGCAGCCGGTATGGGCAAGCATACGTTTTGCATCCTCCGGTGTGCGTACATCACCGTTCCCGATAACAGGGATATTAACCGCTTTCTTTACATCACGGATAATATCCCAGTCCGCAACACCCTGAAACCTTTGAACCTTAGTCCTCCCGTGAACAGTAATAGCGTTAAGCCCGGCTTGCTCCAACCGTTTTGCGAACTCCACAGCGTTAATACTATTCTCATCCCACCCTTTTCGTATTTTAGCAGTCACCGGTAAATGCGTTACAGCTTTCATCCGTGATACAATTTCAGTGGCAAGTTCAGGTGTGCTCATCAACCCAACACCTTCCCCGCGGTTTGATACTTTCCGAACGGAACAGCCCATATTAACGTCTATACACCCCACCCCGGGATAGGAGTTTAGCAGTTCCGCTGCTATGGCA
Protein-coding sequences here:
- the dusB gene encoding tRNA dihydrouridine synthase DusB; protein product: MYIFCGMKLNSNIFLAPLAGYADAGFRSVCRELDAGFTYTEMISVISLARKIMPALEMLKVEQNELPYGVQLFGKHVESYAIAAELLNSYPGVGCIDVNMGCSVRKVSNRGEGVGLMSTPELATEIVSRMKAVTHLPVTAKIRKGWDENSINAVEFAKRLEQAGLNAITVHGRTKVQRFQGVADWDIIRDVKKAVNIPVIGNGDVRTPEDAKRMLAHTGCDAVMIGRAAVGNPWLFRQIKELVETGKYTLPAAKDKLGICVEQYKKTLKYVNPQSAVFQLRKHVFFYIRGLDGAAEVRQRISVERSWDAVLMILAEYLHKFE